The following are encoded in a window of Kogia breviceps isolate mKogBre1 chromosome 12, mKogBre1 haplotype 1, whole genome shotgun sequence genomic DNA:
- the NCAPD2 gene encoding condensin complex subunit 1 isoform X2, translating to MSPQLYEFHLPLSPEELLKSGGVNQYVVQEVLSIRHLPSHLKAFQAAFLAQGPLAMLEHFDTIYSILHHFRSIDPGLKEDTLEFLIKVVSRHSQVLPAILDDAALSGSDRSAHLNALKMNCYALICLLESFETMTSQTSLMDLDLGGKGRKARAKATHGFDWEEERQPILQLLTQLLQLDIHHLWSRSIIEEEFVSLVTGCCYRLLENPTISHQKNRSTREAITHLLGVALTRYNHMLSATVKIIQMLQHFEHLASVLVAAVSLWATDYGMKSIVGEIVREIGQKCPQELSRDPSGAKGFAAFLTELAERVPAILMSSMCILLDHLDGEHYVMRNAVLAAMAEMVLQVLNGDQLEAAARDTRDQFLDTLQAHGHDVSSFVRSRVLQLFTRIVQQKALPLTRFQAVVALAVGRLADKSVLVCKNAIQLLASFLANNPFSCKLSDTDLAGPLQKETQKLQEMRAQRRAATALLDPGEEWEAMLPELKATLQQLLKLPQEGEGVPGEVAETETAEEVEGRIRRLLAKASYKQAIILTQEAIGHFQESEPFCHMDPEESEKTGFLNLLETIFKGPAAPTQEKNPQGAVGNLGPGETGCKDKPSVSEPEKCRENDELVKQEMLVQYLQDAYSFSLKITEAIGIISKMMYEHTTTVVQEVIEFFVTVFQFGAPRALFGVRRMLPLIWSKEPGVREAVLNACRQLYLKPKGDSARAKAQNLIHNLSLLLVDASAGTIQCLEEILCEFVQKDELKPAVTQVLWERAAKKAPCSPLERRSSVMLLGMMARGKPEIVGSNLDTLVSIGLDEKLPQDYRLAQEVCHAIANISDRRKPSLGKRHPPFRLPQEHCLFERLQETVTNGVVHPDPLWIPFKEAAVTLIYQLAEGPEVICARMLQGCAKQALEKLGEKSTPQEAPKDTPVLPTFLLMNLLSLAGDVALQQLVHLEQAVSGELCRRRVLREEQEHKKKEPKEKNPSPEATMEEEMGLVGATADDTEAELIRGICELELLDGRQTLAAFVPLVLKVCNNPGLYSNPELSAAASLALGKFCMISASFCDSQLRLLFTMLERSPLPVVRANLMIATGDLAIRFPNLVEPWTPHLYARLRDPAQQVRKTAGLVMTHLILKDMVKVKGQVSEMAVLLIDPAPQIAVLAKNFFDELSHKGNAIYNLLPDIISRLSAPEGGVEEEPFHTIMKQLLSYITKDKQTESLVEKLCQRFRTAQTERQYRDLAYCVSQLPLTERGLRKMLGNFDCFGDKLSDESVFSAFLSVVGKLRRGAKPEGKAVIDEFEQKLQACHTRGLEAIEELEIGQAGSQRAPSARKQPAVSRHRHLASAASQSDFVTPEPRRTTRWHPGTQQQVSRKKLRIVFSSDESSEEEPSAEMTEDETPKKTTPIRRASAHRHRS from the exons CATTTCAGGCTGCCTTTCTAGCTCAGGGGCCCCTGGCTATGCTGGAGCATTTTGATACCATCTACAGCATTCTGCA TCACTTTCGAAGTATAGACCCTGGCCTCAAGGAAGATACTCTGGAATTCCTGATAAAAG TGGTATCCCGCCACTCCCAGGTACTTCCCGCCATCTTGGATGATGCAGCTTTGAGTGGGTCAGATAGAAGCGCACACCTAAATGCCCTCAAGATGAACTGCTATGCTCTGATATGCCTCTTGGAATCCTTTGAGACCATGACCAGCCAGACAAGCCTCATGGACCTGGACCTTGGTGGGAAG GGTAGGAAAGCCCGGGCCAAGGCCACCCATGGCTTTGACTGGGAAGAAGAGAGGCAACCAATTCTTCAGCTTTTAACACAGCTGCTTCAGTTGGACATCCATCACCTGTGGAGTCGCTCAATAATCGAAGAGGAGTTTGTCAG TTTGGTTACTGGCTGCTGCTACCGCCTCCTAGAGAACCCCACCATTAGTCACCAGAAGAACCGCTCCACCCGGGAAGCCATAACACACCTGCTTGGTGTCGCCTTGACACGTTATAACCATATGCTGA GTGCCACTGTGAAGATCATCCAGATGCTGCAGCACTTTGAACACCTGGCATCTGTACTGGTGGCGGCAGTGAGTCTGTGGGCAACGGATTATGGCATGAAGAGCATAGTAGGAGAGATTGTAAG AGAGATTGGACAGAAGTGTCCCCAGGAGTTGAGTCGGGACCCTTCAGGGGCAAAGGGCTTTGCCGCCTTCCTGACAGAACTAGCAGAGCGTGTCCCGGCCATCCTGATGTCCAGCATGTGCATTCTGCTAGATCATCTGGATGGAGAG CATTACGTGATGCGCAATGCCGTGCTGGCGGCCATGGCGGAGATGGTGCTGCAGGTTCTGAATGGGGATCAGCTGGAGGCGGCAGCCCGAGACACCCGAGACCAGTTCTTAGACACCTTGCAGGCCCACGGCCACGACGTCAGCTCCTTTGTGCGCAGCCGCGTTTTGCAACTCTTTACCCGAATCGTCCAGCAGAAG GCTCTGCCCCTGACTCGCTTCCAGGCAGTGGTGGCCTTAGCAGTGGGGCGTCTGGCAGACAAGTCGGTGCTGGTTTGTAAAAACGCCATCCAGCTGCTGGCCAGTTTTCTCGCCAATAATCCCTTTTCCTGCAAG CTTAGTGATACTGACCTTGCTGGACCGCTGCAGAAGGAAACCCAGAAACTACAAGAGATGAGGGCCCAGAGGCGGGCTGCAACTGCTT TGCTGGATCCAGGGGAGGAGTGGGAAGCCATGCTGCCAGAGTTGAAGGCTACCCTGCAGCAGCTGCTGAAGCTTCCCCAGGAAGGAGAGGGGGTGCCTGGGGAGGTTGCCGAAACAGAGACGGCGGAAGAGGTGGAAGGACGCATCCGTCGATTGCTAGCCAAAGCTAGTTACAA GCAGGCCATCATTCTCACTCAAGAAGCCATAGGCCACTTCCAGGAATCTGAGCCTTTCTGTCATATGGACCCAGAGGAGTCAGAGAAGACCGGGTTCCTGAATCTCTTAGAAACTATCTTCAAAG GCCCAGCAGCTCCCACACAGGAGAAGAATCCCCAGGGGGCTGTGGGGAACTTGGGCCCAGGAGAGACTGGCTGTAAAGACAAGCCCAGTGTGTCAGAGCCTGAGAAATGCAGGGAAAACGATGAGCTGGTGAAGCAGGAGATGCTGGTGCAGTATCTGCAGGACGCCTACAGCTTCTCTCTGAAGATCACAGAGGCCATTGGCATCATAAGCAAGATGATGTATGAACACACAACTACAG TGGTACAGGAGGTGATTGAGTTCTTTGTGACGGTGTTCCAGTTTGGGGCCCCCCGGGCCCTGTTCGGGGTGCGCCGCATGCTGCCTCTCATCTGGTCGAAGGAGCCTGGTGTCCGGGAAGCTGTGCTGAATGCCTGCCGCCAACTGTACCTCAAACCTAAGGGGGACTCTGCCAG AGCCAAGGCCCAGAATTTGATTCACAATCTCTCTTTGCTGCTAGTGGATGCCTCAGCTGGGACCATTCAGTGTCTTGAGGAAATT ctCTGTGAGTTTGTGCAGAAGGACGAATTGAAACCAGCAGTGACCCAAGTGCTGTGGGAGCGGGCGGCCAAGAAGGCGCCCTGCTCTCCTCTGGAGCGCCGCTCCTCTGTCATGCTTCTCGGGATGATGGCACG AGGAAAACCAGAAATTGTGGGAAGCAACTTAGACACACTGGTGAGCATAGGGCTGGATGAGAAGCTTCCACAGGACTACAGATTGGCCCAAGAGGTGTGCCATGCCATTGCCAACATCTCTGACAGGAGGAAG CCTTCTCTGGGCAAACGTCACCCTCCCTTCCGGCTGCCTCAGGAACACTGCTTGTTTGAGCGACTGCAGGAGACAGTCACAAACG GCGTTGTCCACCCAGACCCACTCTGGATCCCATTCAAGGAGGCGGCAGTGACCCTCATTTACCAGCTGGCAGAGGGCCCCGAGGTGATCTGTGCCCGGATGCTGCAGGGCTGTGCAAAGCAGGCCCTGGAGAAGCTGGGAGAGAAGAGCACCCCGCAGGAGGCCCCGA AGGACACCCCCGTGCTCCCCACTTTCCTGTTGATGAACCTGCTGTCCCTGGCCGGGGATGTGGCCCTGCAGCAGCTGGTGCATCTGGAGCAGGCAGTGAGTGGAGAGCTCTGTCGGCGCCGAGTTCTTCGGGAAGAACAGGAGCATAAGAAGAAAGAACCAAAGGAGAAG AATCCAAGCCCTGAGGCCACCATGGAGGAGGAGATGGGGCTGGTTGGGGCCACAGCTGATGACACCGAGGCAGAACTCATCCGCGGCATCTGTGAGCTGGAGCTGCTAGATG GCAGACAGACACTGGCCGCCTTTGTTCCACTTGTGCTGAAAGTCTGCAACAACCCCGGTCTCTATAGCAACCCAGAGCTCTCTGCGGCCGCCTCACTTGCCCTCGGCAAGTTCTGCATGATCAG CGCCTCTTTCTGTGACTCCCAGCTTCGTCTTCTGTTCACCATGCTAGAGAGGTCGCCGCTCCCCGTCGTCCGGGCCAACCTCATGATCGCTACTGGGGATCTGGCCATCCGCTTCCCCAACCTGGTGGAGCCCTGGACGCCTCATCTGTATGCTCG TCTCCGGGACCCCGCTCAGCAAGTGCGGAAAACAGCCGGGCTGGTGATGACCCACCTGATCCTGAAGGACATGGTGAAGGTGAAGGGGCAGGTGAGCGAGATGGCCGTGCTGCTCATCGACCCTGCCCCTCAGATCGCTGTCCTGGCCAAGAACTTCTTCGATGAGCTCTCCCACAAG GGCAATGCAATCTATAACCTCCTTCCAGATATCATCAGCCGCCTGTCAGCCCCTGAGGGAGGAGTGGAGGAGGAGCCTTTCCACACCATcatgaa GCAGCTCCTTTCCTACATCACCAAGGACAAGCAGACCGAGAGCCTGGTGGAGAAGCTGTGTCAGCGGTTCCGCACGGCCCA GACCGAGCGCCAGTACCGGGACCTGGCCTACTGCGTGTCACAGCTGCCCCTCACAGAGCGGGGCCTCCGCAAGATGCTGGGAAACTTTGACTGCTTCGGAGATAAGCTGTCAGACGAGTCTGTCTTCAGCGCCTTTTTGTCCGTTGTGGGCAAGTTGCGGCGTGGAGCCAAGCCCGAGGGCAAG GCTGTAATAGATGAATTCGAGCAGAAGCTTCAGGCCTGTCACACCAGAGGTTTGGAGGCAATAGAGGAACTTGAGATTGGCCAAGCGGGTAGCCAGAGAGCCCCATCAGCCAGGAAACAGCCTGCTG TCTCTAGACACCGGCATCTGGCTTCTGCAGCGTCACAGAGTGACTTTGTCACACCTGAGCCCCGCCGTACTACCCGATGGCATCCAGGCACCCAGCAGCAAGTTTCAAGAAAGAAACTCAGAATTGTCTTCTCAAGTGATGAGTCCAGTGAGGAAG AACCGTCAGCAGAGATGACAGAAGATGAGACACCCAAGAAAACCACCCCCATCCGCCGAGCATCTGCTCACAGGCACAGGTCCTAG
- the NCAPD2 gene encoding condensin complex subunit 1 isoform X4, which produces MSPQLYEFHLPLSPEELLKSGGVNQYVVQEVLSIRHLPSHLKAFQAAFLAQGPLAMLEHFDTIYSILHHFRSIDPGLKEDTLEFLIKVVSRHSQVLPAILDDAALSGSDRSAHLNALKMNCYALICLLESFETMTSQTSLMDLDLGGKGRKARAKATHGFDWEEERQPILQLLTQLLQLDIHHLWSRSIIEEEFVSLVTGCCYRLLENPTISHQKNRSTREAITHLLGVALTRYNHMLSATVKIIQMLQHFEHLASVLVAAVSLWATDYGMKSIVGEIVREIGQKCPQELSRDPSGAKGFAAFLTELAERVPAILMSSMCILLDHLDGEHYVMRNAVLAAMAEMVLQVLNGDQLEAAARDTRDQFLDTLQAHGHDVSSFVRSRVLQLFTRIVQQKALPLTRFQAVVALAVGRLADKSVLVCKNAIQLLASFLANNPFSCKLSDTDLAGPLQKETQKLQEMRAQRRAATASAVLDPGEEWEAMLPELKATLQQLLKLPQEGEGVPGEVAETETAEEVEGRIRRLLAKASYKQAIILTQEAIGHFQESEPFCHMDPEESEKTGFLNLLETIFKGPAAPTQEKNPQGAVGNLGPGETGCKDKPSVSEPEKCRENDELVKQEMLVQYLQDAYSFSLKITEAIGIISKMMYEHTTTVVQEVIEFFVTVFQFGAPRALFGVRRMLPLIWSKEPGVREAVLNACRQLYLKPKGDSARAKAQNLIHNLSLLLVDASAGTIQCLEEILCEFVQKDELKPAVTQVLWERAAKKAPCSPLERRSSVMLLGMMARGKPEIVGSNLDTLVSIGLDEKLPQDYRLAQEVCHAIANISDRRKPSLGKRHPPFRLPQEHCLFERLQETVTNGVVHPDPLWIPFKEAAVTLIYQLAEGPEVICARMLQGCAKQALEKLGEKSTPQEAPKDTPVLPTFLLMNLLSLAGDVALQQLVHLEQAVSGELCRRRVLREEQEHKKKEPKEKNPSPEATMEEEMGLVGATADDTEAELIRGICELELLDGRQTLAAFVPLVLKVCNNPGLYSNPELSAAASLALGKFCMIREVAAPRRPGQPHDRYWGSGHPLPQPGGALDASSVCSSPGPRSASAENSRAGDDPPDPEGHGEGEGAGERDGRAAHRPCPSDRCPGQELLR; this is translated from the exons CATTTCAGGCTGCCTTTCTAGCTCAGGGGCCCCTGGCTATGCTGGAGCATTTTGATACCATCTACAGCATTCTGCA TCACTTTCGAAGTATAGACCCTGGCCTCAAGGAAGATACTCTGGAATTCCTGATAAAAG TGGTATCCCGCCACTCCCAGGTACTTCCCGCCATCTTGGATGATGCAGCTTTGAGTGGGTCAGATAGAAGCGCACACCTAAATGCCCTCAAGATGAACTGCTATGCTCTGATATGCCTCTTGGAATCCTTTGAGACCATGACCAGCCAGACAAGCCTCATGGACCTGGACCTTGGTGGGAAG GGTAGGAAAGCCCGGGCCAAGGCCACCCATGGCTTTGACTGGGAAGAAGAGAGGCAACCAATTCTTCAGCTTTTAACACAGCTGCTTCAGTTGGACATCCATCACCTGTGGAGTCGCTCAATAATCGAAGAGGAGTTTGTCAG TTTGGTTACTGGCTGCTGCTACCGCCTCCTAGAGAACCCCACCATTAGTCACCAGAAGAACCGCTCCACCCGGGAAGCCATAACACACCTGCTTGGTGTCGCCTTGACACGTTATAACCATATGCTGA GTGCCACTGTGAAGATCATCCAGATGCTGCAGCACTTTGAACACCTGGCATCTGTACTGGTGGCGGCAGTGAGTCTGTGGGCAACGGATTATGGCATGAAGAGCATAGTAGGAGAGATTGTAAG AGAGATTGGACAGAAGTGTCCCCAGGAGTTGAGTCGGGACCCTTCAGGGGCAAAGGGCTTTGCCGCCTTCCTGACAGAACTAGCAGAGCGTGTCCCGGCCATCCTGATGTCCAGCATGTGCATTCTGCTAGATCATCTGGATGGAGAG CATTACGTGATGCGCAATGCCGTGCTGGCGGCCATGGCGGAGATGGTGCTGCAGGTTCTGAATGGGGATCAGCTGGAGGCGGCAGCCCGAGACACCCGAGACCAGTTCTTAGACACCTTGCAGGCCCACGGCCACGACGTCAGCTCCTTTGTGCGCAGCCGCGTTTTGCAACTCTTTACCCGAATCGTCCAGCAGAAG GCTCTGCCCCTGACTCGCTTCCAGGCAGTGGTGGCCTTAGCAGTGGGGCGTCTGGCAGACAAGTCGGTGCTGGTTTGTAAAAACGCCATCCAGCTGCTGGCCAGTTTTCTCGCCAATAATCCCTTTTCCTGCAAG CTTAGTGATACTGACCTTGCTGGACCGCTGCAGAAGGAAACCCAGAAACTACAAGAGATGAGGGCCCAGAGGCGGGCTGCAACTGCTT CCGCAGTGCTGGATCCAGGGGAGGAGTGGGAAGCCATGCTGCCAGAGTTGAAGGCTACCCTGCAGCAGCTGCTGAAGCTTCCCCAGGAAGGAGAGGGGGTGCCTGGGGAGGTTGCCGAAACAGAGACGGCGGAAGAGGTGGAAGGACGCATCCGTCGATTGCTAGCCAAAGCTAGTTACAA GCAGGCCATCATTCTCACTCAAGAAGCCATAGGCCACTTCCAGGAATCTGAGCCTTTCTGTCATATGGACCCAGAGGAGTCAGAGAAGACCGGGTTCCTGAATCTCTTAGAAACTATCTTCAAAG GCCCAGCAGCTCCCACACAGGAGAAGAATCCCCAGGGGGCTGTGGGGAACTTGGGCCCAGGAGAGACTGGCTGTAAAGACAAGCCCAGTGTGTCAGAGCCTGAGAAATGCAGGGAAAACGATGAGCTGGTGAAGCAGGAGATGCTGGTGCAGTATCTGCAGGACGCCTACAGCTTCTCTCTGAAGATCACAGAGGCCATTGGCATCATAAGCAAGATGATGTATGAACACACAACTACAG TGGTACAGGAGGTGATTGAGTTCTTTGTGACGGTGTTCCAGTTTGGGGCCCCCCGGGCCCTGTTCGGGGTGCGCCGCATGCTGCCTCTCATCTGGTCGAAGGAGCCTGGTGTCCGGGAAGCTGTGCTGAATGCCTGCCGCCAACTGTACCTCAAACCTAAGGGGGACTCTGCCAG AGCCAAGGCCCAGAATTTGATTCACAATCTCTCTTTGCTGCTAGTGGATGCCTCAGCTGGGACCATTCAGTGTCTTGAGGAAATT ctCTGTGAGTTTGTGCAGAAGGACGAATTGAAACCAGCAGTGACCCAAGTGCTGTGGGAGCGGGCGGCCAAGAAGGCGCCCTGCTCTCCTCTGGAGCGCCGCTCCTCTGTCATGCTTCTCGGGATGATGGCACG AGGAAAACCAGAAATTGTGGGAAGCAACTTAGACACACTGGTGAGCATAGGGCTGGATGAGAAGCTTCCACAGGACTACAGATTGGCCCAAGAGGTGTGCCATGCCATTGCCAACATCTCTGACAGGAGGAAG CCTTCTCTGGGCAAACGTCACCCTCCCTTCCGGCTGCCTCAGGAACACTGCTTGTTTGAGCGACTGCAGGAGACAGTCACAAACG GCGTTGTCCACCCAGACCCACTCTGGATCCCATTCAAGGAGGCGGCAGTGACCCTCATTTACCAGCTGGCAGAGGGCCCCGAGGTGATCTGTGCCCGGATGCTGCAGGGCTGTGCAAAGCAGGCCCTGGAGAAGCTGGGAGAGAAGAGCACCCCGCAGGAGGCCCCGA AGGACACCCCCGTGCTCCCCACTTTCCTGTTGATGAACCTGCTGTCCCTGGCCGGGGATGTGGCCCTGCAGCAGCTGGTGCATCTGGAGCAGGCAGTGAGTGGAGAGCTCTGTCGGCGCCGAGTTCTTCGGGAAGAACAGGAGCATAAGAAGAAAGAACCAAAGGAGAAG AATCCAAGCCCTGAGGCCACCATGGAGGAGGAGATGGGGCTGGTTGGGGCCACAGCTGATGACACCGAGGCAGAACTCATCCGCGGCATCTGTGAGCTGGAGCTGCTAGATG GCAGACAGACACTGGCCGCCTTTGTTCCACTTGTGCTGAAAGTCTGCAACAACCCCGGTCTCTATAGCAACCCAGAGCTCTCTGCGGCCGCCTCACTTGCCCTCGGCAAGTTCTGCATGATCAG AGAGGTCGCCGCTCCCCGTCGTCCGGGCCAACCTCATGATCGCTACTGGGGATCTGGCCATCCGCTTCCCCAACCTGGTGGAGCCCTGGACGCCTCATCTGTATGCTCG TCTCCGGGACCCCGCTCAGCAAGTGCGGAAAACAGCCGGGCTGGTGATGACCCACCTGATCCTGAAGGACATGGTGAAGGTGAAGGGGCAGGTGAGCGAGATGGCCGTGCTGCTCATCGACCCTGCCCCTCAGATCGCTGTCCTGGCCAAGAACTTCTTCGATGA
- the NCAPD2 gene encoding condensin complex subunit 1 isoform X3: MSPQLYEFHLPLSPEELLKSGGVNQYVVQEVLSIRHLPSHLKAFQAAFLAQGPLAMLEHFDTIYSILHHFRSIDPGLKEDTLEFLIKVVSRHSQVLPAILDDAALSGSDRSAHLNALKMNCYALICLLESFETMTSQTSLMDLDLGGKGRKARAKATHGFDWEEERQPILQLLTQLLQLDIHHLWSRSIIEEEFVSLVTGCCYRLLENPTISHQKNRSTREAITHLLGVALTRYNHMLSATVKIIQMLQHFEHLASVLVAAVSLWATDYGMKSIVGEIVREIGQKCPQELSRDPSGAKGFAAFLTELAERVPAILMSSMCILLDHLDGEHYVMRNAVLAAMAEMVLQVLNGDQLEAAARDTRDQFLDTLQAHGHDVSSFVRSRVLQLFTRIVQQKALPLTRFQAVVALAVGRLADKSVLVCKNAIQLLASFLANNPFSCKLSDTDLAGPLQKETQKLQEMRAQRRAATASAVLDPGEEWEAMLPELKATLQQLLKLPQEGEGVPGEVAETETAEEVEGRIRRLLAKASYKQAIILTQEAIGHFQESEPFCHMDPEESEKTGFLNLLETIFKGPAAPTQEKNPQGAVGNLGPGETGCKDKPSVSEPEKCRENDELVKQEMLVQYLQDAYSFSLKITEAIGIISKMMYEHTTTVVQEVIEFFVTVFQFGAPRALFGVRRMLPLIWSKEPGVREAVLNACRQLYLKPKGDSARAKAQNLIHNLSLLLVDASAGTIQCLEEILCEFVQKDELKPAVTQVLWERAAKKAPCSPLERRSSVMLLGMMARGKPEIVGSNLDTLVSIGLDEKLPQDYRLAQEVCHAIANISDRRKPSLGKRHPPFRLPQEHCLFERLQETVTNGVVHPDPLWIPFKEAAVTLIYQLAEGPEVICARMLQGCAKQALEKLGEKSTPQEAPKDTPVLPTFLLMNLLSLAGDVALQQLVHLEQAVSGELCRRRVLREEQEHKKKEPKEKNPSPEATMEEEMGLVGATADDTEAELIRGICELELLDGRQTLAAFVPLVLKVCNNPGLYSNPELSAAASLALGKFCMISASFCDSQLRLLFTMLERSPLPVVRANLMIATGDLAIRFPNLVEPWTPHLYARLRDPAQQVRKTAGLVMTHLILKDMVKVKGQVSEMAVLLIDPAPQIAVLAKNFFDELSHKISSAACQPLREEWRRSLSTPS; the protein is encoded by the exons CATTTCAGGCTGCCTTTCTAGCTCAGGGGCCCCTGGCTATGCTGGAGCATTTTGATACCATCTACAGCATTCTGCA TCACTTTCGAAGTATAGACCCTGGCCTCAAGGAAGATACTCTGGAATTCCTGATAAAAG TGGTATCCCGCCACTCCCAGGTACTTCCCGCCATCTTGGATGATGCAGCTTTGAGTGGGTCAGATAGAAGCGCACACCTAAATGCCCTCAAGATGAACTGCTATGCTCTGATATGCCTCTTGGAATCCTTTGAGACCATGACCAGCCAGACAAGCCTCATGGACCTGGACCTTGGTGGGAAG GGTAGGAAAGCCCGGGCCAAGGCCACCCATGGCTTTGACTGGGAAGAAGAGAGGCAACCAATTCTTCAGCTTTTAACACAGCTGCTTCAGTTGGACATCCATCACCTGTGGAGTCGCTCAATAATCGAAGAGGAGTTTGTCAG TTTGGTTACTGGCTGCTGCTACCGCCTCCTAGAGAACCCCACCATTAGTCACCAGAAGAACCGCTCCACCCGGGAAGCCATAACACACCTGCTTGGTGTCGCCTTGACACGTTATAACCATATGCTGA GTGCCACTGTGAAGATCATCCAGATGCTGCAGCACTTTGAACACCTGGCATCTGTACTGGTGGCGGCAGTGAGTCTGTGGGCAACGGATTATGGCATGAAGAGCATAGTAGGAGAGATTGTAAG AGAGATTGGACAGAAGTGTCCCCAGGAGTTGAGTCGGGACCCTTCAGGGGCAAAGGGCTTTGCCGCCTTCCTGACAGAACTAGCAGAGCGTGTCCCGGCCATCCTGATGTCCAGCATGTGCATTCTGCTAGATCATCTGGATGGAGAG CATTACGTGATGCGCAATGCCGTGCTGGCGGCCATGGCGGAGATGGTGCTGCAGGTTCTGAATGGGGATCAGCTGGAGGCGGCAGCCCGAGACACCCGAGACCAGTTCTTAGACACCTTGCAGGCCCACGGCCACGACGTCAGCTCCTTTGTGCGCAGCCGCGTTTTGCAACTCTTTACCCGAATCGTCCAGCAGAAG GCTCTGCCCCTGACTCGCTTCCAGGCAGTGGTGGCCTTAGCAGTGGGGCGTCTGGCAGACAAGTCGGTGCTGGTTTGTAAAAACGCCATCCAGCTGCTGGCCAGTTTTCTCGCCAATAATCCCTTTTCCTGCAAG CTTAGTGATACTGACCTTGCTGGACCGCTGCAGAAGGAAACCCAGAAACTACAAGAGATGAGGGCCCAGAGGCGGGCTGCAACTGCTT CCGCAGTGCTGGATCCAGGGGAGGAGTGGGAAGCCATGCTGCCAGAGTTGAAGGCTACCCTGCAGCAGCTGCTGAAGCTTCCCCAGGAAGGAGAGGGGGTGCCTGGGGAGGTTGCCGAAACAGAGACGGCGGAAGAGGTGGAAGGACGCATCCGTCGATTGCTAGCCAAAGCTAGTTACAA GCAGGCCATCATTCTCACTCAAGAAGCCATAGGCCACTTCCAGGAATCTGAGCCTTTCTGTCATATGGACCCAGAGGAGTCAGAGAAGACCGGGTTCCTGAATCTCTTAGAAACTATCTTCAAAG GCCCAGCAGCTCCCACACAGGAGAAGAATCCCCAGGGGGCTGTGGGGAACTTGGGCCCAGGAGAGACTGGCTGTAAAGACAAGCCCAGTGTGTCAGAGCCTGAGAAATGCAGGGAAAACGATGAGCTGGTGAAGCAGGAGATGCTGGTGCAGTATCTGCAGGACGCCTACAGCTTCTCTCTGAAGATCACAGAGGCCATTGGCATCATAAGCAAGATGATGTATGAACACACAACTACAG TGGTACAGGAGGTGATTGAGTTCTTTGTGACGGTGTTCCAGTTTGGGGCCCCCCGGGCCCTGTTCGGGGTGCGCCGCATGCTGCCTCTCATCTGGTCGAAGGAGCCTGGTGTCCGGGAAGCTGTGCTGAATGCCTGCCGCCAACTGTACCTCAAACCTAAGGGGGACTCTGCCAG AGCCAAGGCCCAGAATTTGATTCACAATCTCTCTTTGCTGCTAGTGGATGCCTCAGCTGGGACCATTCAGTGTCTTGAGGAAATT ctCTGTGAGTTTGTGCAGAAGGACGAATTGAAACCAGCAGTGACCCAAGTGCTGTGGGAGCGGGCGGCCAAGAAGGCGCCCTGCTCTCCTCTGGAGCGCCGCTCCTCTGTCATGCTTCTCGGGATGATGGCACG AGGAAAACCAGAAATTGTGGGAAGCAACTTAGACACACTGGTGAGCATAGGGCTGGATGAGAAGCTTCCACAGGACTACAGATTGGCCCAAGAGGTGTGCCATGCCATTGCCAACATCTCTGACAGGAGGAAG CCTTCTCTGGGCAAACGTCACCCTCCCTTCCGGCTGCCTCAGGAACACTGCTTGTTTGAGCGACTGCAGGAGACAGTCACAAACG GCGTTGTCCACCCAGACCCACTCTGGATCCCATTCAAGGAGGCGGCAGTGACCCTCATTTACCAGCTGGCAGAGGGCCCCGAGGTGATCTGTGCCCGGATGCTGCAGGGCTGTGCAAAGCAGGCCCTGGAGAAGCTGGGAGAGAAGAGCACCCCGCAGGAGGCCCCGA AGGACACCCCCGTGCTCCCCACTTTCCTGTTGATGAACCTGCTGTCCCTGGCCGGGGATGTGGCCCTGCAGCAGCTGGTGCATCTGGAGCAGGCAGTGAGTGGAGAGCTCTGTCGGCGCCGAGTTCTTCGGGAAGAACAGGAGCATAAGAAGAAAGAACCAAAGGAGAAG AATCCAAGCCCTGAGGCCACCATGGAGGAGGAGATGGGGCTGGTTGGGGCCACAGCTGATGACACCGAGGCAGAACTCATCCGCGGCATCTGTGAGCTGGAGCTGCTAGATG GCAGACAGACACTGGCCGCCTTTGTTCCACTTGTGCTGAAAGTCTGCAACAACCCCGGTCTCTATAGCAACCCAGAGCTCTCTGCGGCCGCCTCACTTGCCCTCGGCAAGTTCTGCATGATCAG CGCCTCTTTCTGTGACTCCCAGCTTCGTCTTCTGTTCACCATGCTAGAGAGGTCGCCGCTCCCCGTCGTCCGGGCCAACCTCATGATCGCTACTGGGGATCTGGCCATCCGCTTCCCCAACCTGGTGGAGCCCTGGACGCCTCATCTGTATGCTCG TCTCCGGGACCCCGCTCAGCAAGTGCGGAAAACAGCCGGGCTGGTGATGACCCACCTGATCCTGAAGGACATGGTGAAGGTGAAGGGGCAGGTGAGCGAGATGGCCGTGCTGCTCATCGACCCTGCCCCTCAGATCGCTGTCCTGGCCAAGAACTTCTTCGATGAGCTCTCCCACAAG ATATCATCAGCCGCCTGTCAGCCCCTGAGGGAGGAGTGGAGGAGGAGCCTTTCCACACCATcatga